The genomic DNA CATTACAATGGTATATTCCCAATAATGTTGTAGTGCTGGGCAAAATAATAATTATCTGTAGTTATACAGCTTTCTGCAGTTTATACTTTCATTTAATATGTGATTTTAGAAATACACAGTTTATACTTGTCGAATACTTGTTTATACTTGTATAATCTCTTTTTCTGTCTGTTCACTCCATCAATGGTTTTGATACATTCATTTGCCCGTAAAAATACAATTCCCATATTTATCCAGTTTCTCATGCACTCCAGTCCTTCAATATCTCTTGTCAGTCATTGCATTAAGCTTGACAGTACTTCAGAGTATGATATATCATTTCTGTCAAGTGTTCATGTTGACCTACAaattgatgaatatttcatgacacAGTAGCACAGAGTCATGTTTATAATATTGTCTTCCATTTTAATCAGTGTAAATATTCAACACATTACATCATGAATGCAAATAGAGAAGCATATTAAAGAATTCATGATAATGAAGAATAATTAAAATGATTGCTATCATCCCAAAATGCGACTCCCCTTCTGTCAACAACACCAATACAACTGGATAAAGCAACGTAtcattttattaatttcaatacatcatttgaaagttgGAGTGCAAAATGTTAGCATTATAAGACTCAaactgcaaatgaaaaaaatgccatCTTTGTAAGGTTGTGGTCCCATAATTGCTTTAAACATTGACATGAGGTCACTGGTGTATACATTTCATCAGTTACATGTGAAACATGGCAATGTGAATATCTACTGTCAGGGTAATTGATAAAGCTAACACTGTTTATGCAGTAGAAATTAATCTTTCTCTGGAGGAGTTACAATCAAAATCTTTCAAGCTGCAAAACTCAATTGGCCAAGGCTAGgtttaaattgacatgtatcagcgattttacaACATTAAACAGAGCAGGGCTGGATGTAatcttgtttacatttaatcAGCTACAATGCACTAACCATATGAAGTGCATGTCATTTGAAGGAAATTAGGGTTAGAGGGTCATATTTTAGTGCATTGGCAGAAATTGTACAACAGCCATACTTGCTTACTATGTTTGCCGTTTATTTCGTTGTTAGATTAAGACCAACATAAAAGAAGGTTGGAAGGCATTGACCAAAGCAGTACAGCCATATGTTGATGAATATATCACACCTTACTTGCAAGGCGCCTACACATTTACTGATGAAACCTGCAAGGAATTCTTTGGAGTGGAAGGTGAGTGGAGTTGAAGACTACAGTATCTTTCCAATGTTATCACTTTCCATAAATTGTTTTTGAAACTGTAATAGGTGTAAACCGCTAATGCAAAGAAGGAACTATGCATTTCTTAAATTGTTGTTATCATTGAACACATATCATTATCAATTTTTGAAGAACTTAATTGCATTCACAAATGATGATACTGAGATGAGATGTCAGAAACTCCTTGATAGCTCTCAATAAACACACTATCAGTCTTACGACTGTACACTAAATAAAGGTTTCCCATCTTTGCAGTGCATGCAAATTTACCACAAATAGTCTCAGGCTTCTTATGAAATGGTCAGACCTCAGGTCATTTTGTATAAACCTTTGCCACATAGAGTGGTACAACTACTAATAACCGATCAATGTCAAGTATTCTTTGTGAACTTATTTATGGTGCAATTACTCAGCCTTTGAAATAACGTTAGAAAAATGACCCATTCCATCAAGAAGTATTGGTTTAGATCATTCTATCAGGAGGTATCGGTTTAGACCCTCAAGAATGTGGGTTATTCTGCATTTGTAAAAGCAAATAACAGACCCTCAAGAAATCCTGGCACTATAGACAATGAGAAAAATATAGCTTTCAGATGCAAGCTTCATTTACCTCCTTCACATCTCTCATTTGCAAAAATTCTGAAGAGCTGaaaattaaagggccagtaattgACATTAATTGACAGAGAAAAGTTTATGTATGtctttactcacaaagataaactacctcttgcgaaatgtatttcttgtactttagttcctcccccagcagcagcttcatccagtgtttgttgaagtctgcatctttgagttttgtcatttttgccttaccgcattccctgagtgtgttgttgagcaataaagtaaagtaatgctaacttttgatgactttgtcaccattttttgttttgaatgtcaaccatatttccttgttctacttcacaaggcatgttgatatatacatgtacatgtgtttagcttgtcaacacaacttgtacatgtgtaaactgcattgttattgttgaaaagtgaattctggtctagactggaattcaaatgtaaacaataacaatgcattttacacatatagacgagcaagctaaatagtggatgtttcaacattctATGGGGAGTAGAATATGAAGTTCCaattgataaaaacaaaaataataaaattatcaaaagcatTACTGGCTCTATAAAGAACTTTTCACCAtcatattttttccaaaaattcagctatattaaaatgaaatcattttgaTCGTTTTCAGCTTCCAAACTTCCAAGACATGCAGAAAAGAATGCCCCAGAGGTTGTCACAGCAGTGTTGACAGTGGCCTGGTTACTTGTTGCTCTGATTACTGTCATTTTCTTTTCTGCTGGTACAAGCCTCTATCTCATGGCTGTCATGTTTCTACTGTATGGAATATTTGGAGCAGCCTGGTGTCTCCGCAGAGTTATCTATGCAACTGGTAAGATTTATCTTACATGTATCTTATTGGAGAGAAGAAAActtcttttaaggtagtatgggccttgaaagtgaaatatctaaacttttgctcaaaactttcctaaatgaaactttaaaccattgtctcaccaaatgaaaataaaaatcagaggtcaacATGCAAATcatagtactagagaaacaaatgacctgacatttaatgatatttaaaatttaaaatggtcgcaatccctgtgtcaactctacagcaaaaaataacattttcaaataactaggatggtaaaaatgtttcttactccaagagcttcaaaattagctcccacaagtggtacatcagaaaagatttgtaaaagACAAGTTTTGGAGTCCGAATATTTGCCCCCATGATGCCATTCTACCGTAAGTCACAGTCATTGCAATTTACAGATCCTGGCATAGAATTAAAGGCATTGTTTCAAGAAGTACATGATTCAACAGCAAAGAGTAAGCACAgctttgaaaaatttacaacagGAGTGTGCAAATCCAGTAATCAGAAGTTGAGGACCATCAGATTTCTTCTCTCAACCAGCTGATTTATGATTCTGATACCGGTAGCTGTACAAATTGTTAAATACTGCTGGATGTGTTTGACAAAACAGCAGAAAACCTCCAAATTATTCTATAGGACCATCAAATCTATTATACTGGTCCTTAAACCAAACACACACTTAACACCATATTCTCTAGAAATAAGGTCTTTCCACAGAAATGCAAATGTGAAATGGATTATTTATGCTTTCTTCCTCGCCAGGCTTCACGTTATATCTTTTGAATGCCCTGGCAAACAATCCCATAGTTGCAGCCTGCATCTTAGTCTCTCTCTACATCCTCCGCAAACTGCTAAAGAGGCGTTCCTCAGAGATGGGTCTTGTTCAGCTTAACCATGCAATAATGGACCTCCATGGACGTGTGGTTGAGATGGAGGGCAAATTGGATGCAATGCAAGGCTCAATAGATGAACTCAAGGCAGCCGGATCTTCTTCCTAAAAAGTTCAGCAAGATGTCTGAAAGAAATATATGAATTTTTAGTATGTTTATTTGGAGGAAGTGGTTTTACTTTTACCTTGAAGTCATGgtttaaaaacatttcaaacataCAGGGGGAACTTTTTACTCCCATTATTTCAATATTGCCACTAGTGGCTTTCATTGCTTGAaatctttgttttcaaaagttgtgtaattAGGGAGAGATATTTACAGACACACAAGATAATAGAAAGTCCCTGCACTGGTCCTACAGAGCTAAAAAATCCACCCAGATACATTATACCATTTGTCATTGATCTTTATCAGAGATCCATACTAATATATCCCACGGTAAGGTGAGACCAATTCAACTGAAATCCATCAATTTGTTGATAACGTTTACCTCATCATGATTGTCTCTTATGTTCTAGTAATACTTTATAGCATTGAAAATGTCAactttttggagtattttttcatgttGAAAACTCACCATaatattgtacaaaatttttTGCATTGACTTGTTGTACAGTGCAGATTTGTGATGTAAAGTTGCAGCGCTTTTTGAACACTTACCAGCAAATTTGTTGTATGCCAACTAATAAATAATGCCATAAATGATTTCTTTTGTACGGGCCAATCTGTGATCATAATGTAACAAAAGTCTTCATTAAGGCTATTATGAATATCAgtatttgtttaatttgttcAGTTTCTCCTTGAAGATACCTGTTTTGGAGTAGGGTTAACTTGGACTGTTATGATGGTGAAAGCAACAGCTCTTGTAggtttttatgaatttaaagTTTTTGCATACAGATTTAATGGACAGAAATGTGCTGCTGATAGTCCAGCTCAACTACCAGTACAGTCTAAaatctttactattcaaatcaaaacaaaataggttTTAGACATTCAAGGATACCACATGTAAAGAGTGAACATTGATATGTAACATCATTAGTGAGGATTTCAATGCACGATGCATAAAGTAACCTTTGTCTGTAGTGTAGCATTGACTAAAATACATGTCATCCAGGGTGCGATAGTTTCAGTGGAAAGGCACCTCTTGGCAACATATTCAATACGTTTAGGTCAACCACCTTCCATGACCTGTGACCCAGACTTAAGGCCAGCTGCTTGTGCGTTTGGTCTGCATTAATTGTCTGTTTGACAGCATTGTGTTTGTAActtttgtcagtttttattGTACCTGGAGTATAGGATACTCTGGGACATGTTACTTTGATAACTTCTCTTAATTTCAGTAGCCAATGTGATATCCACTACTCTTATTTGTGTATTTGATGACAGACTTTTCAGTAGTATATGTCTGTCATTGGGGAGTGCAATTTAGCTTTACTTTGTCATACACTGATACTTTTTGTCAGCCAATTAACCTTGTCAGCAAATCTTCAAATTTACATGAAAGCTTTGAATCTCTCATCAAACTTGTCCATCGTCCTTGAGTTATTAATACCCTTTAAGTTTATAAGTAATGATCTGTTCAGTTTGTAATGTGCCTGACTGAATAGTTGGTTTTCAATAAATGGATATCATTGCTCATCTAAAGCTTATATCTATGAGATAACACAGATAGTGATGTCATACTAAGTTTCcgtattgtgtttacattggtaTATAATTGCAGTGGTACACAGGTCATCAGCTACTGTATATTATTGCATTAATATACCAAAGTGTTTATGTGTCATTGAAAAATGATTTCTTCAATGCAATAAATATTGTATTAGCACATTATTATACTATCATTTGCATACATCATTGCTTCTGtacaatatattatcagcacATTATCATTCATTGTAATTGCAAAATTGCATACTGGTATATTGTGTGGTATTAAACAGCCCAATGATGCATGGATACATGTAGCTTTGATAGATTGAGAACGGAACCATTGGTAATCTGATAAAGCTTAGGTACAAAATTCAGTAATCCAGTTATGGAATGTACACTGTATAACGTTTATGGGAGACCACTCAGACAAAATCTTGTACCCCTTAATGTACCTTGAAATGGTGGTACAATTTGGAACTTTTTGGTCTTTGAGATGTGAATGTTCTcaatgtcatttttagctcacatttgatatatgtatatataccaaaaagtAGGTTGGTGACATCTTTCAAATATGCATTATTGTTATTGCTTACTTTATGGAGATGTTAGCAACATACATTGTACCTGCAATATTAGCTAGACTTTCTATTGAACTGTGTTTCCACAAGATGACATTGTTAAAAAGACGAAAAATAATTATGTAATTTGAAATACTAAagtattttcatgtcttgaTTATTTAATCTTGGAATCTTATCAACAATACAGCACAATGAAGCTGTTAAAATTCCTTTTAGATTTATTTCTCATAAAAGAAATTGATATTGTACTGGTAATATGTGGTGTATATATAGTGACTGTTCATAGAAGTTTTAGTACATGTTGAATTTGTCATGCAAAGCTTTACTTGTGTcttcacaaaaatgaaaaaaaaaatcaagttaaattCTCATGCAGAATTGGAAGGATTTTGGAAACCGGTATAGTTTTAAGATCAGCAGGATGGGATTTTTTTCAAgcattgtatgtatttattcttgctctttttatgtacagaatacCAGGATGTGTGACCTTTAAGGTCACCATCAGTGTAACCAGGGtaatattttgtatgtttgACCATTGTTGTtctcaggtgatttgcatatgtaGAGTACATCATATTTGTGATCGTAGTGTAGCCAGACTGTTTCAGTCTTCAATGTTTGGTCTACACCAAAGTTTAGAGTGCAATGATATTGTGTTTAGTTAAGGAAATAACTGATGCAGATATATGAATTCTTGGAGTATTAACTTTAGTTTTTACTAGAATGTAATTTTCATCAAAGAGCCATTGTCATGGTTAGAAACTCCTGGCCTTATTGACTGTTATTTATGCTGAAGAAATCCTAGATGTGACAACAGTTGTTGGTATAATTCAAATTTAAAGAGCGATTTTGCACACTTTTATCAAATTTCTGGGTACACAGAATTAGGCACAAGTGAGCTCCTTAATTAAGATTAACTATACTGACTGCAAACTACTTTTTGATGTGTAACATTTTAAGTTTGTTGTAAGCCAAGTCAAAACAATGTTCAGTTCTTTATGGAAATAATCATGGATGAAGATTTTGTTACTACTTGTAAAGAGTTAACAAGGCTAAATTGTGACAAGGAATTATCAATTTTCTAATGACCTTCATAATTGTTCAGTATCAACATTTTTTGTTATAATTACAGCAAAGCTACATATGAGGTGCTTCTTGACAAAGTGGATCTTTGTATGTTTTGCTCAGTTTAATTTAAATCTAAATCAATTTGTATATAAGCTACGGGATAAGCTACTGGGAATGTTTCAGTTTGTAATGTAATTAGTCTGTGTAATCttgcaaaatattatatattattgcctgaatacatggctttatgtgcccgagagcaggtgacaatttgccggATGCAAGGATGACagattgtctcctgctgcgagggcacataaatccatgtattcaggcaataatatttttattttttttatttttattttttatttttatttttatctctTCTTACTAAACGCTAAAAgatatttagttacatgcagggcattctcaGTAGCAGT from Ptychodera flava strain L36383 chromosome 12, AS_Pfla_20210202, whole genome shotgun sequence includes the following:
- the LOC139145959 gene encoding uncharacterized protein, producing the protein MASLRRSLAIISIALVFFIVSCSAEQSITDQVQDILKQIKTNIKEGWKALTKAVQPYVDEYITPYLQGAYTFTDETCKEFFGVEASKLPRHAEKNAPEVVTAVLTVAWLLVALITVIFFSAGTSLYLMAVMFLLYGIFGAAWCLRRVIYATGFTLYLLNALANNPIVAACILVSLYILRKLLKRRSSEMGLVQLNHAIMDLHGRVVEMEGKLDAMQGSIDELKAAGSSS